A stretch of Rhododendron vialii isolate Sample 1 chromosome 4a, ASM3025357v1 DNA encodes these proteins:
- the LOC131322994 gene encoding probable lipid-A-disaccharide synthase, mitochondrial: MLKGLSEFVDHVLCILPFEAEVCRLNGLAVTFVGHPILEDVLELNLGKNNVEKGWKVQGSSDKFRSKHEISSGATIISWKQITRGN, encoded by the exons ATGCTCAAAGGGCTATCTGAGTTCGTGGATCATGTCTTGTGCATACTACCTTTCGAGGCAGAAGTTTGCAGATTGAATGGACTAGCTGTGACCTTTGTGGGCCACCCCATACTTGAAGATGTTTTGGAGTTGAATTTG GGGAAGAATAATGTAGAAAAAGGATGGAAGGTGCAAGGAAGTTCTGACAAATTTCGAAGTAAACATGAAATATCTTCAG GAGCCACAATTATTTCCTGGAAGCAGATTACAAGAGGTAATTAA